TTCGCGCTGGCATGCCAGACCAGATTTTTTTTTAACCCATGAGTCTAGGAGTATTGGAATGAAACAGCGCCTTCTTGTGATGAACGGGCAGAGGCTCGTTCAGAGCGAGCAGGGAGGACGGTGGGCCACGGATAAGGTCGAAAAAGCCGGCACGATCAAGCCGGGGATTTACAACATCCACCTATCCACCAAGGCCGACAAGAGCCAGAGCCACGATGGAGTGATCGTCCATGCCGACAAGGATCATGTGTATCAACAGGTCGGCAAACAGTTCGTCCAGCATGACCGGGCGAATTTCGATAAAGTACCTGAAATCGGGAGCAATTCCAGCATCAAATACGATGGTGACAAGGCGCAAGTTGCCCCGTCATCCATCAAGCTGGGGCGAGGGTTGTCCCGATGAAACTTTAGCCGCTAAAAAGGAGCCAAGGCCATGAGCATTCCCAGGGAACGACTGCAGCAGCAGACGCAGCAAACCGCCCGCGCCACGCTTGCCGGTGCCCGCCAGGCCGGCGCAGACGCAGAGGTTCAAGCCGACGCCCTGCAGGATCGCGCCCTGGAGGCCCAGGCCGAGCAAGCCGCCTTGCTTGAAGCCTCCCCCTTGGAGTCTCAATACAGCGCCGCTTTCGCGGCGCAGGTCGAGGCGAAGCACGACCAGGCGGAAAGGGTCGAGGACCGGCTTGAAGACCTGATCGAGCGGCAAGAATCCCGGATGCAGCAGGCGCAGGCCAAGCAGCCGGGCATGCTTGCTTTGCCCTCGACCCGTGCCAAGTGGCAACAGCAGATGCAGCAGCAGCAAGCCACCTTGCAGCGCCTGCACGGACGGCTAGAAACCGTCCGTGAAATCAAGGAGGGCATGGGCATCCATTCCCCCCGCATCGAAGAGCTTGCCGCTCGAAAGCTGCGTGCTCAAGAGCCAG
The window above is part of the Xanthomonas hyacinthi genome. Proteins encoded here:
- a CDS encoding IncP plasmid survival protein KfrC family protein translates to MSIPRERLQQQTQQTARATLAGARQAGADAEVQADALQDRALEAQAEQAALLEASPLESQYSAAFAAQVEAKHDQAERVEDRLEDLIERQESRMQQAQAKQPGMLALPSTRAKWQQQMQQQQATLQRLHGRLETVREIKEGMGIHSPRIEELAARKLRAQEPELASEWADMREAQRRHEALQRKEEQEKKQTQDRERREQIERTGRGVRLGLSQAR
- a CDS encoding KfrB domain-containing protein — its product is MKQRLLVMNGQRLVQSEQGGRWATDKVEKAGTIKPGIYNIHLSTKADKSQSHDGVIVHADKDHVYQQVGKQFVQHDRANFDKVPEIGSNSSIKYDGDKAQVAPSSIKLGRGLSR